Below is a window of bacterium DNA.
AAAGGTTGCGGTTACATTTTTTTCCCAAAGTGTAACAAGATTTATGCAAGATACTATAAAACCTGTCCTGACGACAGGTCGGGAATGGAGATGAGGTTAAAGGATAGAGGAGATGTTGAGAGAATTTCAACTAAAAATGATATTCTCTCCTGACAGTTGCGAGCGTATAATGTATGCTATCACTTGGATGTTAAATAATAACTGGGCACGGGCTATGGCGTGAAATTTTTGGAATTTAGTACTTGAGAAATAGAGTTTTTAATTTAGATTTATAAATGGATAGTTTTTGTGGAGGGGGTGATCGGGATATAAAAATAGATATTATAGTTCAGGGCTAATCCACCCTGGCAAAGAGAAGGTTTTGAACTTATGGGAAAGGAAGGTTATGTTGAATCCTGACCACAGGTCAGGACAGGTTTACACAAAATTACTGACATAACCACAAAAAAGGGAGAGAAGATGAAAAATTTATTGTTTATATTGGTAGCCATTTTCTTTGGGGTGCCTGCAGTTGCTGATAATTATTTCATTAATCCAGGCTTTGAGCTTACCCCATGGGATAGTGCATGGTCAAGCTCAACTGAAGGGAGCGGTGCATCTCCTCCTGAATCTACAGGGAGTGCCCACTCAGGTAATACATGCTGTCTATTGGAGGAGGAGGTTTATACTGAGAGTCCATCGGACATATTAGAGAAGAAAGGATGGGTGTGGCAAGAGATAGCCCCTTTAATGGCTTGTACCATTAGTGTTTGGCATAAACATGTCGTATTGGTGGACCAAACTGGACTTACAGGCTCGAATAAGGCAAGGGTCACTATAGAAGTCAAGAAGAATGGCTCGTGGACATTTGAGTGGTACGAAGATGTAGCCGGAGCACCCACAGTAGGTGATTCGAATAAGGTATGGACGCAGTGGGGTAAACGTTATGGAGTTGGCGACACCGTGACTGGTATAAGGTTTTATGCACGTGCCTTCCAGTGGGGTGGGAGTAAGAGTAAAGGATACTGGTATGCGCGTGCAGCAATTTGGGTTGATGATGCTTATATAAATGGTATACCACTTGGGGTAGAAGCCAACGCAAAATGTAACCACCCTGATGCAAAATTGGAAATTTACCCTAACCCATTTAGTAGAAAGACGACAATAGACATAAGACTTAAGACCAAAGACCTAAATGTAGGAGAAGAATCTTTAGTCTACCTTGAGATTTACGATGTTGCGGGTAGGCTTGTACGTTCCTTTAATTTAACCAATCCTGATAAATTGGGAGCACCAATTGCTATTTCGTGGGATGGTACTGATAAAAATGGTAAAATGGTAAGTGCGGGTATCTATTTCTGCAGATTGTCCCATATGGGAGGAAAGGAGTTGACCAAAAAGCTTATTCTGGCTAGTGTCTCGTCTCATTAATCCTTTTCATTATCCTCTATCACCGTCTTGGACAGAATATATTCTGGGCTTTTTGTCCAGACAAAAGGATTAGCGTTTTCATTGTGTCGTTTTATAAAGGCTTTAATCTTCTCAATTAGCTCATCAACACTCCGAAATACTCCACGGCGAAAATGATATTCTCTCTTTTTGACTTTCAAGTTCGGATAATTTAGAGAATAACTTTATTGGGTTTTTATAATTTTTGGGGAATTTGTGTCCAGTTTTCTGACAGTTGAGTGGAAGAAGACAGATTGATGAGAAGTAAATTTGTTAATTTTTTTATCAAAAATTTCTTATCGCTGGATTTGGGCTCTAATTTCTCCTGCTTTTGTAATAGCAAATTTTACTCCAATAGGGCCTATGATTTCAAAGGCAATAGTAGTTGCAGCTATAATAGTAATAGCAAGTGTGGCCATCTTTTCTCCGGCATCCCCCAGTGATGCAAATTCTCTCACAATAAGGTAAGCTAAGCCGAGAGCCACTCCTGCCTGTGATAGCATTCCGAATCCCAAGTATTTTCTGATAACAGCAGGTCTCTTCCCTATAAGAGCGCCCAGCCATGTTCCTCCCATCTTTCCAATGCTTCTGCACATTATATAAGCTACACCTATTATTCCCATTTTCATAAGCACTGGTAGATTAAAGTGAGCACCCGCTAATGCGAAGAAGCAAACAAAAAACGGTGGAACGAAGGCTTCAATAAGTCTGTATGTTCGTGCAGATACTCGTGGGAAAGTGTTAACTATTACCATACTGAGCGCCATATTTGCAAGTATTAATGAGAAATGCATAACTTCTGCCAATCCTACACATAAAAGTATGGCTCCGATTGTTGCTGATAAAAGGATAGCATCTTCTCTGACTTTTTGTGTAAATAGTCCGAAAATTATGCCAATTGCGCCTCCAATTCCAATAGCTAATGCAATTTCAATTAATGGCTTTCCTATTGTAGTGAGGATTGATAGTTTTTCTCCTCCTATGATTATTTTGGCATAAGCTGTGGCAAAAACACAAATGATAACAGCGACTGCATCATCTGCTCCTACTACTATATAGAGCGTCTTTGTAAGTGGACCTTTTGCCCTATATTCCTCCAATACTGCAACTGTTCCGGCTGGTGCAGTTGCACATGCTAATCCTCCAAATATAAGGGCAAGAGAGATTGAGTGAGTAAGTATCCAAACCCCTAAAAAAACGAGTGTAAAAGCGGCTATACATTCGGCGAGTATGAGTATAATAATACCTTTGCCGAGTCTTCTAAGTGCGCCGATTGTAATTTGTGTGCCTATAATGAAGCCGACAAATCCAAGTGTAATATCAGCTATAAAACCGAGGCTATCCAGGACTTCTTTAGAGAG
It encodes the following:
- a CDS encoding T9SS type A sorting domain-containing protein — protein: MKNLLFILVAIFFGVPAVADNYFINPGFELTPWDSAWSSSTEGSGASPPESTGSAHSGNTCCLLEEEVYTESPSDILEKKGWVWQEIAPLMACTISVWHKHVVLVDQTGLTGSNKARVTIEVKKNGSWTFEWYEDVAGAPTVGDSNKVWTQWGKRYGVGDTVTGIRFYARAFQWGGSKSKGYWYARAAIWVDDAYINGIPLGVEANAKCNHPDAKLEIYPNPFSRKTTIDIRLKTKDLNVGEESLVYLEIYDVAGRLVRSFNLTNPDKLGAPIAISWDGTDKNGKMVSAGIYFCRLSHMGGKELTKKLILASVSSH
- a CDS encoding cation:proton antiporter encodes the protein MTNLLAIGIVLIIGVIGARLIRKLKQPSIIGWLIVGAILGPSVLGWLSKEVLDSLGFIADITLGFVGFIIGTQITIGALRRLGKGIIILILAECIAAFTLVFLGVWILTHSISLALIFGGLACATAPAGTVAVLEEYRAKGPLTKTLYIVVGADDAVAVIICVFATAYAKIIIGGEKLSILTTIGKPLIEIALAIGIGGAIGIIFGLFTQKVREDAILLSATIGAILLCVGLAEVMHFSLILANMALSMVIVNTFPRVSARTYRLIEAFVPPFFVCFFALAGAHFNLPVLMKMGIIGVAYIMCRSIGKMGGTWLGALIGKRPAVIRKYLGFGMLSQAGVALGLAYLIVREFASLGDAGEKMATLAITIIAATTIAFEIIGPIGVKFAITKAGEIRAQIQR